Genomic segment of Arachis stenosperma cultivar V10309 chromosome 4, arast.V10309.gnm1.PFL2, whole genome shotgun sequence:
TATTTTTTAGAGTTTAATTAAAGAaccaatttttttaactaatattagctgattttttttgaaagtgatatttttatcttaaaGTTTTATATCATAAagtttaaattataaattattcaaaaaataaaaaattctataaGTCAAACGctaataaatttgaatttaatattaattaattaaaaattagtttcaATTTCTAAATacaaattcatttttttaaatttggatcttttaaattttaaatttgtattttagagagtaaagtgtgatcttttatctttaaatactttatctctcatatttattcttggtcctacctataaaataaatggtgagagatcacactttattctctaaatCTCATTTTCTTATAAGAGACTTTTAATAtgcaaaaattaattatattaacatATACAAGAAATGGTTTTCcgatatttttctattttgtttttttccCTCTCTGACACACTacacactttctctctcctcccACTTTTGAAGTTGAAAGTTGAAACCTTTCTCTCTCTCCGTCCCAACCCAACCCAACACACACTCAGAAATCAgaatatcttcttcttcttcttcttcttcttcctccaaaCCTCATCAACTTGATCATCTACTCTCTCACTCTCTCACTCAGTAAATTCCTTCGTACTTtcacttctctctctctctctctctctcgttcacaattttaattttgttttaaaatagaaaaggaggaaaaaaatgttggtattttttttaacttctgtTGTAAGTTGCTTTTgatcttctttttctctttatttttttttatttaatgtttatTATCTTATCTCACTTctctttcctttcctcttttaGATGAACTGCACCGAAAGCTCAGCTTCTCACTGAAGCAAAAGCCTTGAACTtgtttgaaaataaaaaaaggggtGAAGGGGGCATGCCTACTTTTTAGGGTATaggagaaggaagaagaagaacaacaacGACATCATTGATTCTTTTCAGGTTCATCTCAGAAGaggggaaagaaaaaaaaactatttttttatttgttgttattatatatttttgccTCCCTTTTTTGTTATTGGTGGCTTTAGACGAAAGGAGCTCAAGTTTGAAGAAGCTTTGTACTTTGTGGGGCTCTAGATGCCTTTTTTTGTTGTTCCTGATGTTGAATTTCATATATAACTCAGAAGAATTGGGGTTTGGTTCTTTATTTTGTTGATGATGTTCATGTAGAAAGGAGAGGATTCTGGGAGGTTGGTTTTTGTCTTGATTTTTGTATTTTGAAAGTaaagtctttttctttttatactttgattttcattgtttgATTATTATGTGGGTAATGATTGAAATGAGGAATTGGGGTGTATAGTTTTGTAAGGTTGCAGCATGAGTTTCAGAGAAGAATCGGTTCCGGAAAGCACTGAGTCAAAATCAGTGAAGCAAAATGGGTTCATAACAGATACTCAGTTAACAATCGATGAGAGCCTTTTGGTTGATCCAAAACTTCTGTTTATAGGGTCCAAGATTGGTGAGGGAGCTCATGGTAAAGTCTATGAAGGAAGGTTAGTGGCAACAAAAAcccttttgaattttgatgttaATTGTATTTCATGCCTTAAGTATTTAGTTTTGAATAATGTTTAGTTGTGATTTATGAATTATATGATAGGATACTTTGGCGCCTTTTAATCCATGTAGCTGATTCTATGTAATGGGGCAAGTATGTAAGACCCTGATCCTGCAGTTGTGGGATGCATGTCTACAATTTAGTttttcataattaattaattttatttctcaTATGGatcattttatttaaaaaaaaaaattggatgaTTAAGTGGTTGGTTTAATCAGTGAATATCTAACGTCACAAATTTCAATAACAATGTTGGGATTTTCCCTGTTCACTGCTTTGACTTATATAGGATCAACTATAAAATATGACCATGTCTATGGTATTGAGTTTACCTAAGAACAATTGACTTCAAACtcttgattttttgtttttaggtTCCAATGAAAGGTCAAAATTGAACTGCTCATGGAGTACCATTCCAACTGTTATAGCTATTTGTATGTGTATCAAGTTATGTAGGTGTGGATTTAATGATTTTCCAGGTATGGAGAGAGAATTGTTGCAATCAAAGTTTTAAATCGTGGGAGCACTTCTGAAGAAAGAGCTTCCCTTGAAAATCGGTTTGCTCGGGAAGTTAATATGATGTCTCGTGTCCACCATGAGAATCTTGTTAAGGTGAGTTCTATTGTAGCTATTATAATTTCTCTCTGTGTATTGAGAAGTTATGTTATATTCTTTCGCTCGGTACTAGTATGAGTGATGATTTCCACTCTTTAGAAGATAATGCTGTCACTgattgtttttttctttttatttttcttttatggttGCAGTTTATTGGAGCTTGTAAGGATCCTTTGATGGTGATCGTTACAGAATTATTGCCTGGGATGTCACTGAGGAAATACTTAACAAGTATCCGTCCGAAGTTACTAGACCTTCATGTTGCTATAAACTTTGCCCTTGATATTGCTCGGGCCATGGATTGGCTACATGCCAATGGGATCATACATAGAGATCTGAAGCCCGGTACTATTTTGCGTAATTTGATTAATATCATTATTGTAATTTGGTTTATTGAAATTAGATGTCTGTCATGGATGTTGTGGCCTTAGTATCCTTAGGTATTTCGGGTCTTATTTTGCTTCATTGTGAATTTGGTAGTATTAAATGTTACAAAACAGGAAAGTCTACTATTTAATCATAgattaaaatttaatgataGTGATTTTATGTATTAATGCTACAGTGCAAAATATAGGTATATGTGATGTATTGAAGCCATGTTGTGTTAGTGTGGTTCTCTTCAACTTTGTTTTTGAAACTTTGACAATGCAGACAATCTGTTGCTTACGGCAAATCAGAAGTCTGTTAAACTTGCAGATTTTGGTCTCGCAAGAGAAGAATCCGTGACTGAAATGATGACAGCAGAAACCGGAACTTACCGATGGATGGCACCAGAGGTATGTTGTAACCTTGGAAGTGCTGATAAGGCTAGCTCTTCTTTTGGTGTTTAGCACCTTTGTTTATTGCATCACCATTATAATTTACTCAATCCAATGCTACCGTGTCACATGTTGACGTCCTGTTTATTCAAATTTCTTCTAATGAAATGACATTGCTCAAAAGCATTTCAAGGTATTTTAATCACTGAACAGATAAAAACCACACATTTAAGACCCTTTAGGGAGCTAAATTTTGATTGTTAAAACTATGCTGTTGATTTTTTAGCCGTTTTGGAGTTTTTCTCTTATTAGTTCTTACTTTATTTTGCCTGCTCCTTTTCGCAGTTGTATAGTACCGTGACATTGCGCCAGGGAGAGAAAAAGCACTACAACAACAAGGTTGATGTGTATAGCTTTGGTATTGTTTTGTGGGAGCTACTAACAAACCGCATGCCTTTCGAAGGGATGTCGAATTTACAGGCTGCTTATGCTGCTGCATTTAAggtattaaatttgaaatatgGAGTTGTAGTTGATTGTTTCCCCTTACCTTATTCATGTAGTTCTCTACTCCAACATTTCTAATATATGCTGATGTTGAAAGATAAAGGTAAGAAAGTAATTTTGATAGTCTCTCAACCAATTAGGAATCATCGTGTATATGATTTTTGAAGTAATTATTGCCGGAGTCACATATTTTGAATAACGTGACAATATATGATTGGATTAAAAGGGGAGCCTGGTGCACAAGCATCCTGCGTTAACGGAAGGTCCGGAAGGGTGGCACCCAAAAGGTGTAACGTAGGCAGTCTAACCTGATAATTATATTAGTGATCGGTTCCACGGCTTGAACCCGTAACCTTGAGGTCACATGGAGACAATATATGATTGGATTGACGGTGTAAAATCCTTACACATATGATATATTAAATGCTTGATTGAAATATATGTATTGGCTAATCTTGATATGGTTTGTGTTTGAGGTTGCAGCAAGAGAGGCCTAGCATGCCTGAAGATATATCCCCGGATCTGGCCTTCATCATACAATCATGCTGGGTTGAAGATCCTAACCTGAGACCGAGTTTTAGTCAGATCATTCGCATGCTCAATGCATTTCTCTTCACGCTTTCGCCACTGTCTCCTCCCATGCAAGAGCCTGATGAAATCGAGCCTGAGGAAGCCACGACaagtaatggtaccattactcAGTATTCCGCCCGGAACAGAGGGAAGTTCGCTTTTATTCGCCATTTGTTTTCTTCAAAGAGGACCAAAAACTAACATCAAGTgataaccttttttttttttttccttcccCCCCTTATAATCTCCCTTTTGGTGTAGATGAAAACTGAAAAAAGTTGCAATGGTATTATGGTATATAATTTTAGTGCATTTATATGAGTAACCATCTAAGGTGACAACTAGAAAGAATGTAACATGCTCCACAAAATAGAATAGAATGTTGTTCATAGACTTTTTTTTGGAAAGagtaagaagaaagaaatagaaTTGTTTAAAACACTTTTTTTTGAACATTTGCTTTGTTTTGataaatatgattaattatTGTGTAATGATTAACAGTAAAtcagttattaattttttttaagggACTAATGTCTTTGTCATTGGATGGTGCATGGCTTGTATTTTTCTACTCATTTGTGGACGTTAGCTGAAGACATCACTTTGAAAATGATATGAAATTGTTAGAATGttatttttcaaacaaaaatttggtaaggaaaaaaaaaggggtTTGTTCAAATGTAATATTCTTTCATTCATTCCCTAGGAAAATTTTCAGAGTAGTTTTTAAGATAATTTATGTTGTTGACCATTAGATTTAAATAATCTTATAGTTTACGCCAGAAAGAGTAACGTGtcaatatgtattttaatttgtcaatattttttcattaatatATGCGAATATCCTACAGTTATGGTGGAAGTTTGGTATCATGATTTTTTCAACGGGTCTAAACTATAAACTTCAATCTGAAATAAGATAAGTAGTAGAAGGTAGGTGTTTGAAGTTAAAGCTTTGTTTGTATGTCTTCaactttatttataaataaataactatgtTATGTATGCATTAAAATTAGTTGctaaaattaatcactaatataaaatacatattagaatataaatacgcattaaaaataaattaaatcacacaattttttataaatatattagtggTTAATTTTAGTACCTAGttttagtgtataaatagtatttttcacaaataaaaGCATATTGATATGCATGTGTTTGCCTACCAAGATGAttgtagattttattttataatattactaagcacaaaaaaaaaatttacaagaaaaaatattattaggGACAAAGACATTGCCATGCCAACACATTCTCATttattaaaaagtaaataatgAGTTGTAATTGATACAAAATTTATTGGGAATTTAATAGATGAGTAAGGTTTaaagttttttcaaaataaaaaattaagcaTAAAAAACTAAGCATGCTAATTAAGATGTATATTTTCTTAACATAGGGCCAACTTAATATTTTCACATCGTAAATATGATAATagttaatttataatttaaccTATTGAAAAGGCCTGATCATTTTAAGCATGTATATTAAGAAAGTATAGAAAACAATGACAATTGTGAACAAGGTGAATAATAGattaaaaaagaaagtaaaattataattaaaaattagattattaattaattatttaattttagatttgtaaaatttgaaaaattagaaTTAGCAATTAAACTTATTTACACTACGTACGGTTACTCTTAATCTCATCATAACCTCCcaatctctaatttttttctcGCCGCCACAGCCTCACCTGCGCTGTTGCAACCCCCTCCCCTCGCCGATCGTGCCAACGCCACCGTGGGCTCCCGCCGACACCATCGAAACCTCAAATTGTGTTGCTGTTCCTCGATAACTGTGGTGGATCCTTCCGCAGCCGCCTCGTATGTCCCCCTTTTTGCTGCACCCGCCGACACTGTCGTAGTCTCACCATGAATAACAACCCCTGCATTTTCCTCATGTAATCGTGGATGGAGTTCATTATGGGTAAAGAAATTTTTACTGCACCATCCTCATTAATCATTGATGATTCTATTCTTTCAGATAGCAAGTGCGCTGTACTAGGGACAACAATTCAAGTAGGTAATGAATTAAAGTTTTATTTTGGATGCGGATGTTTAGTTTCATACAAAATCGAATGGTTG
This window contains:
- the LOC130973904 gene encoding serine/threonine-protein kinase STY13 isoform X2, translated to MSFREESVPESTESKSVKQNGFITDTQLTIDESLLVDPKLLFIGSKIGEGAHGKVYEGRYGERIVAIKVLNRGSTSEERASLENRFAREVNMMSRVHHENLVKFIGACKDPLMVIVTELLPGMSLRKYLTSIRPKLLDLHVAINFALDIARAMDWLHANGIIHRDLKPDNLLLTANQKSVKLADFGLAREESVTEMMTAETGTYRWMAPELYSTVTLRQGEKKHYNNKVDVYSFGIVLWELLTNRMPFEGMSNLQAAYAAAFKVAAREA
- the LOC130973904 gene encoding serine/threonine-protein kinase STY13 isoform X1, with the translated sequence MSFREESVPESTESKSVKQNGFITDTQLTIDESLLVDPKLLFIGSKIGEGAHGKVYEGRYGERIVAIKVLNRGSTSEERASLENRFAREVNMMSRVHHENLVKFIGACKDPLMVIVTELLPGMSLRKYLTSIRPKLLDLHVAINFALDIARAMDWLHANGIIHRDLKPDNLLLTANQKSVKLADFGLAREESVTEMMTAETGTYRWMAPELYSTVTLRQGEKKHYNNKVDVYSFGIVLWELLTNRMPFEGMSNLQAAYAAAFKQERPSMPEDISPDLAFIIQSCWVEDPNLRPSFSQIIRMLNAFLFTLSPLSPPMQEPDEIEPEEATTSNGTITQYSARNRGKFAFIRHLFSSKRTKN